In Polaribacter sp. L3A8, a genomic segment contains:
- a CDS encoding tetratricopeptide repeat protein, which translates to MIIRLEHKAQRKKRATYVKYALFSLFFMLCSFKFYAQDSIPITKDLTEEKELNFQQFFFKALSEKSIGNYQKAIENLESCNQISNENKAVYFEFSKNYLLLNKTLLAKEYIKRALEEEPNNNWMLKHLVQVYVKDRNYSEAISVQQKLVEGNLKERSYLLQLYLQQKEYKKAILLMDEMEHDNMLSSSYKKIKSNLENKESKTIVDKKTASEVSLEEQFKEHKSYVVLKQILIASKENSEVLLKYSSEGISLFPAQPFVYLMKGKALNYQKKFKIALLSLQNGIDFVIEDTMESDFYKEMAISYKGLGNFNEEKKFIEKSKKIKE; encoded by the coding sequence ATGATTATAAGATTAGAGCATAAAGCACAGAGAAAAAAGAGAGCTACTTATGTAAAGTATGCTCTGTTCTCTCTTTTTTTTATGCTCTGTTCTTTCAAATTTTACGCACAAGATAGCATACCAATTACTAAAGATTTAACAGAAGAAAAAGAGTTGAATTTTCAGCAATTTTTTTTTAAGGCTTTGTCAGAAAAGTCAATTGGTAATTATCAAAAAGCAATTGAAAATTTAGAAAGCTGTAACCAGATTTCAAACGAGAATAAGGCTGTTTATTTTGAGTTTTCTAAAAATTACTTACTCCTTAATAAAACTTTATTAGCAAAAGAGTATATTAAAAGAGCGCTAGAGGAGGAGCCAAATAATAATTGGATGCTCAAACATTTGGTTCAAGTTTATGTAAAGGATAGAAATTATTCTGAAGCCATATCTGTTCAACAAAAATTAGTTGAAGGCAATCTAAAAGAACGATCGTATTTGTTGCAATTATATTTGCAACAAAAAGAGTATAAAAAAGCTATTTTATTGATGGATGAAATGGAGCATGATAATATGTTGTCTTCATCCTATAAAAAAATAAAAAGTAACCTAGAAAATAAAGAAAGTAAAACGATTGTTGATAAAAAAACAGCATCAGAAGTTTCTTTAGAAGAACAATTTAAAGAACACAAATCGTATGTTGTCTTAAAGCAAATTTTAATAGCATCTAAAGAGAATTCAGAAGTGCTTTTAAAGTATTCAAGTGAAGGTATTTCACTTTTTCCTGCTCAACCTTTTGTATATTTAATGAAAGGAAAGGCCTTAAATTATCAGAAAAAGTTTAAAATAGCGTTATTGAGTTTACAGAACGGTATCGATTTTGTGATAGAAGATACAATGGAATCTGATTTTTACAAAGAAATGGCTATTTCCTATAAAGGTTTGGGTAATTTTAATGAGGAAAAAAAGTTTATAGAAAAATCAAAAAAAATAAAAGAGTAA
- a CDS encoding DUF4292 domain-containing protein, whose translation MKFLKYFVVFAVVFTSCKAKKNLIDVNAIATEMSAKKVAKKHVAANFDKKTVDAKLKANYNNGKINQSISVSLKMVKDEVIWLKGTKFITVFKAKITPTSVSYYSPYAKNYFEGDFTMLKKLLGTDINFNQLQNLFLGQSLTNVKEQKQTVVIADNSYVLSPEIQASLFDLFFSVNPSHFKLDKQSIVNSAKNQRLDVFYPSYNVFDDVVFPSEIQIKAKQPGKFTDIDFIVKSVEFNKDIDASFSIPNGYKQIKL comes from the coding sequence ATGAAATTTTTAAAATATTTTGTAGTCTTTGCAGTTGTATTTACTTCTTGTAAAGCAAAAAAGAATTTAATAGATGTAAATGCTATTGCTACAGAAATGTCAGCTAAAAAAGTTGCTAAAAAACATGTTGCTGCTAATTTTGATAAAAAAACAGTGGATGCCAAGTTAAAAGCAAATTATAATAACGGAAAAATAAATCAGAGTATTTCTGTGAGTTTAAAAATGGTGAAAGATGAGGTAATCTGGTTAAAAGGAACTAAGTTTATTACCGTATTTAAGGCTAAAATTACACCAACTTCTGTAAGTTATTATTCTCCTTATGCTAAAAATTATTTTGAAGGAGATTTTACTATGTTAAAAAAGTTGTTAGGTACAGATATTAATTTTAATCAGCTGCAAAATTTATTCTTAGGACAATCTTTAACAAATGTAAAAGAGCAAAAGCAAACGGTAGTTATTGCAGATAATTCTTATGTTTTATCGCCAGAAATACAAGCAAGTTTGTTTGATCTTTTCTTTTCTGTAAATCCGTCTCATTTTAAATTAGATAAACAATCTATTGTTAATTCGGCAAAAAATCAACGTTTAGATGTTTTTTATCCTTCGTACAATGTTTTTGATGATGTTGTTTTTCCATCAGAAATTCAGATAAAAGCAAAACAACCCGGTAAATTTACAGACATAGATTTTATTGTAAAATCTGTTGAATTTAATAAAGATATTGATGCTTCATTTTCGATACCTAATGGTTACAAGCAAATTAAACTATAG
- a CDS encoding TonB-dependent receptor, which yields MSHFIKIGLLLLISYTTFSQEGDFYGKVKFNNDEPAIDVFVVIKGAHFYKETITDFNGEFYIKSIPYGTHKIQFHSLNSKKKTVTVLLNTKKKEVNVSLELIKNQLDEVRITTKTEKTKKETQGFAVNVIKTKEASLRNIQTNELLNTTVGVKIRQNGGLGSDVSYSLNGLSGNAVRIFIDGIPSAVYGSSFNLNSIPPSMIKNIEVYKGVVPGHLADDALGGAINIVLHNDAKTNLNASVSYGSFNTLQANVNGLYRFEKTGFTVKASLFHNYSNNDYKVSGRSVVVTGLGGVQKPITARRFNDAYSSTGGMIQAGFTNVKWADQFFVGITGSDDYKEVQHGAFMTITPYKDRHLESDALLANLTYKKKNLFTKGLNLKINGLYGKRNRAVNDTVAWAYNWNGERAIDFRGNEYKYTWGSQQEGGPTLSKIKRKVASIRSGISYNINDQHKILANHVYSGVDREDSDVLVSVLENTFKGTRNIDKNIYSLTYEFTAFQNRLRTSVFGKHYQQKTTSIDPEIKTDSNGTKSIVDEIISSNNKKDGYGFAASYAISPKVTLLASAEKAIRLPDETEVFGNDGDNVVANASINPEQSNNYNLGFRFGTFHVKKHDFTISTNLFTRNIKDRIGLPIETSFNVDDELIVYVNQGSGTSKGIDAQINYTYNRNFGLNFNVSKFDLKIMNNGVEIDVPNTPFFTMNGSLRYSFKDVIQKNSRLNLFYNMYFTDDFSYLTSQGSNTVGNDFFEVPKQLAQDIGLSYAFPNKKLVASFDVKNIFDKPVYDNLSVQKPGRAFYLKLNYTINKF from the coding sequence ATGTCTCATTTTATCAAAATAGGTTTACTTCTACTTATATCATATACTACTTTTAGTCAAGAAGGAGATTTTTATGGTAAAGTAAAATTTAACAATGACGAACCTGCAATAGATGTATTTGTCGTTATAAAAGGAGCGCATTTCTACAAAGAAACTATTACAGATTTTAATGGAGAATTTTATATAAAATCAATCCCTTATGGTACACATAAAATTCAATTTCATTCTTTAAATTCAAAAAAGAAGACAGTTACTGTACTACTTAACACCAAGAAAAAAGAAGTTAATGTTTCCTTAGAGTTGATAAAAAACCAATTAGACGAAGTTCGAATAACTACCAAAACAGAAAAGACAAAAAAAGAGACACAAGGTTTTGCAGTAAATGTTATAAAAACCAAAGAAGCAAGTCTTAGAAACATCCAAACAAACGAATTATTAAACACAACAGTTGGTGTAAAGATTCGTCAAAATGGTGGTTTAGGTTCAGATGTTAGTTATAGTTTAAATGGATTATCTGGAAATGCAGTACGAATTTTCATAGACGGAATTCCTAGTGCTGTTTATGGTTCTTCTTTTAATTTAAACAGCATTCCGCCTTCAATGATTAAAAATATTGAAGTTTACAAAGGCGTAGTTCCCGGTCATTTAGCAGATGATGCTTTGGGTGGCGCTATTAATATTGTACTTCATAATGATGCAAAAACCAACTTAAACGCATCTGTTTCTTACGGATCTTTTAATACTTTACAGGCAAATGTAAACGGTTTATATCGTTTTGAGAAAACGGGTTTCACCGTTAAAGCTTCTCTTTTTCATAATTATTCAAATAATGATTATAAAGTTTCCGGTAGAAGCGTTGTAGTTACTGGTTTAGGTGGTGTACAAAAACCAATAACTGCAAGAAGATTTAATGATGCTTACAGCTCTACAGGCGGAATGATACAAGCTGGTTTTACAAACGTAAAATGGGCAGATCAATTTTTTGTTGGGATTACAGGTTCTGATGATTATAAAGAAGTACAACATGGTGCTTTTATGACAATTACTCCATACAAAGACAGGCATTTAGAATCAGACGCTTTATTAGCAAACCTAACTTACAAGAAGAAAAACCTTTTTACAAAAGGATTAAACTTAAAAATAAATGGATTGTACGGTAAAAGAAACCGTGCCGTTAACGATACGGTGGCTTGGGCTTATAACTGGAACGGAGAAAGAGCTATTGATTTTAGAGGAAATGAATACAAATACACTTGGGGCTCTCAACAAGAAGGCGGACCAACATTATCTAAAATTAAAAGAAAAGTAGCTTCTATTAGATCTGGAATATCTTACAATATCAATGACCAACATAAAATTTTAGCGAACCACGTGTATAGTGGTGTTGATAGAGAAGATAGCGATGTTTTAGTTTCTGTTTTAGAAAACACTTTTAAAGGTACTAGAAATATTGATAAAAACATATATTCTTTAACTTATGAATTTACAGCATTTCAAAACCGATTAAGAACAAGTGTCTTCGGAAAACATTATCAACAAAAAACAACAAGTATTGATCCTGAAATCAAAACAGATTCAAACGGAACAAAAAGTATCGTTGATGAAATTATAAGTAGTAATAACAAGAAGGATGGATACGGGTTTGCAGCTTCATATGCTATTTCTCCAAAAGTTACATTATTAGCTTCTGCTGAAAAAGCGATTCGTTTGCCAGATGAAACAGAAGTTTTTGGTAACGATGGGGATAATGTAGTTGCCAATGCTAGCATTAATCCAGAACAAAGTAACAACTACAATTTAGGTTTTAGATTCGGAACTTTTCATGTAAAAAAACATGATTTTACAATTTCTACAAATTTATTTACACGAAATATTAAAGACAGAATCGGTTTACCAATAGAAACATCGTTTAATGTTGATGATGAACTAATAGTATATGTAAACCAAGGTAGCGGAACCTCTAAAGGAATAGACGCACAAATAAACTACACCTATAACAGAAACTTTGGGTTAAATTTTAATGTCTCTAAATTCGATTTAAAAATAATGAATAATGGAGTAGAAATAGATGTGCCTAACACACCTTTTTTTACAATGAACGGTAGTTTACGTTACTCATTTAAAGATGTAATTCAGAAAAATTCTCGATTAAATCTATTCTACAACATGTATTTTACTGATGATTTTTCATACCTAACTTCTCAAGGATCAAATACTGTTGGTAATGATTTCTTTGAAGTACCTAAACAACTAGCGCAAGACATTGGGCTTAGCTATGCTTTTCCTAACAAGAAACTTGTAGCAAGTTTTGATGTTAAAAACATATTCGACAAACCTGTTTATGATAATTTATCTGTACAGAAACCAGGAAGAGCTTTTTACCTAAAATTAAATTACACAATCAATAAATTTTAA
- a CDS encoding SPOR domain-containing protein, translated as MNLATYINDLLYRYDCVIVPDFGGFVTNRIGAKVNNFTHTFTPPTKQITFNSLLKHNDGLLANYIASAENISFEKASTAISMSVIKWQNELQSKFVQIDNLGVLSLNEAKQIIFEPNTTVNYLTQSFGLATVQSSAIARYKEQVKPLTSIIAEEKKKGIPAFIKYAATAAILLTLGVAGYNGYENNQQKITAANQEKAIQKKIQAATFVISNPLPTIHLNVAKEVVKPYHIVAGAFQFAENAEKKVKELKTKGYDAKIIGVNKWGLTQVTFNSYSNRNKAINSLYQIQKTVSKDAWLLTKKLD; from the coding sequence ATGAATTTAGCTACTTATATAAACGATTTACTATACAGATACGATTGCGTAATTGTGCCTGACTTTGGAGGATTTGTAACCAATAGAATTGGTGCAAAAGTGAATAACTTTACACACACTTTTACACCACCTACAAAACAAATTACCTTTAACAGCCTGTTAAAGCATAATGATGGTTTATTAGCAAATTATATTGCTTCTGCAGAAAACATTTCTTTCGAGAAAGCTTCTACAGCTATTTCGATGTCTGTAATTAAGTGGCAAAATGAATTACAATCTAAATTTGTACAAATTGATAATTTAGGTGTTTTGTCTTTAAATGAAGCTAAACAAATTATTTTTGAACCCAATACTACTGTTAATTATTTAACGCAGTCTTTTGGTTTAGCAACGGTACAATCTTCTGCAATTGCAAGATATAAAGAACAAGTAAAACCTTTAACTTCTATTATTGCAGAAGAAAAGAAAAAAGGAATACCTGCATTTATAAAATATGCTGCAACTGCTGCTATTTTATTAACTTTAGGTGTTGCAGGTTATAATGGTTATGAAAATAATCAACAAAAAATAACAGCAGCCAATCAAGAAAAAGCAATACAGAAAAAAATACAAGCTGCAACTTTTGTAATCTCTAACCCTTTACCAACCATCCATTTAAATGTTGCTAAAGAAGTAGTAAAACCATACCATATTGTTGCTGGTGCTTTTCAATTTGCAGAAAATGCAGAAAAGAAAGTTAAAGAATTAAAAACAAAAGGGTATGACGCCAAAATAATTGGGGTTAACAAATGGGGCCTTACACAAGTTACTTTTAACAGTTATTCTAATCGTAATAAAGCCATTAACAGTCTTTATCAGATTCAAAAAACGGTTTCTAAAGACGCTTGGTTATTGACTAAAAAATTAGATTAA
- a CDS encoding acyl-CoA thioesterase, with translation MEAKTPKESLTILTDLVLPGDTNYLDNLFGGELLARMDRACSIAARRHSRRIVVTASVNHVAFSKAIPVGSVVTIEAKVSRAFNSSMETYVDVWTEDRQSGSRTKVNEGIYTFVAVDETGKPVTIPQIRPETDLEETRFEGALRRKELSLVLAGKLKPSDATALKALFS, from the coding sequence ATGGAAGCAAAAACGCCAAAAGAATCTTTAACAATACTTACCGACTTGGTTTTACCTGGTGACACCAATTATCTAGACAACCTTTTTGGAGGAGAATTACTTGCCAGAATGGATAGAGCTTGCAGCATTGCTGCTAGAAGACACTCTAGAAGAATTGTAGTTACAGCCTCTGTAAACCATGTTGCTTTTAGCAAAGCAATACCTGTTGGTAGTGTAGTTACAATAGAAGCTAAAGTTTCTAGGGCGTTTAACTCTTCTATGGAAACCTATGTAGATGTATGGACGGAAGACAGACAGTCTGGATCTAGAACAAAAGTAAACGAAGGTATTTATACTTTTGTTGCCGTAGATGAAACAGGAAAACCTGTTACAATTCCTCAAATTAGACCCGAAACAGATTTAGAAGAAACTCGTTTTGAAGGAGCTTTAAGACGTAAAGAACTAAGCTTAGTTTTAGCGGGTAAACTAAAACCTAGTGATGCAACTGCTTTAAAAGCTCTATTTAGTTAA
- a CDS encoding murein hydrolase activator EnvC family protein produces MKSRKFYIPVLIFFISIFSVFGQTRKELEAQRKKLNYEIKQVNSLLFKEKKKVNNALEDLKDLNRKIYVRTKLIATINSEAKILLKEIHENETELKSLKKKLADLKEDYADMIFRSYKSKSQQSRMMFLLSSQSFYQAYKRLEYMKQYTSFRKKQGEGILVHTKEVEQLNDSLLVQKALKDTLILSQKEQKKEIEIDKKNQEKLLATIKKKESKYKKDLQNIVREEKRVTVKIDKKIREEIERANRIARAKLKDKPKTAVKKNEFILSPEAKALATKFELNKGRLPWPVSEGIVVRKFGKQPHPSFPGITVNGTGLHIVTKQGRDAEAIFNGSVLNILVSAEGRKNVLIQHGNYISSYNNLEKSYVKKGDHVVTGQKIGQIFTDKVSKKTKLIFVLFKNTTRLNPSSWILRR; encoded by the coding sequence GTGAAAAGTAGAAAGTTTTACATACCCGTTTTAATTTTTTTTATAAGTATTTTTTCTGTTTTTGGACAAACAAGAAAAGAATTAGAAGCACAACGTAAAAAACTTAATTATGAAATTAAGCAAGTAAATTCGTTGCTTTTTAAAGAAAAGAAAAAAGTAAACAATGCGTTAGAAGACTTAAAAGACTTAAATAGAAAAATATATGTTAGAACGAAGTTAATTGCTACAATTAACTCCGAAGCAAAAATTCTATTAAAAGAAATTCACGAAAATGAAACGGAGCTAAAAAGTTTAAAAAAGAAGCTAGCAGACTTAAAAGAAGATTATGCTGATATGATTTTTAGATCGTACAAAAGTAAATCTCAACAAAGTAGAATGATGTTTTTACTCTCTTCACAGAGTTTTTATCAGGCTTATAAAAGGTTAGAGTATATGAAACAATATACTTCCTTTAGAAAGAAACAGGGAGAAGGTATTTTAGTTCATACAAAAGAAGTAGAACAGTTAAATGATTCTTTATTGGTTCAAAAGGCTTTAAAAGATACTTTGATATTATCTCAGAAAGAACAAAAGAAGGAAATTGAAATTGATAAAAAGAACCAAGAAAAGTTACTTGCTACCATTAAGAAAAAAGAAAGTAAATATAAAAAAGATCTTCAAAATATAGTTAGAGAAGAGAAAAGAGTTACCGTTAAAATAGATAAGAAAATCCGTGAAGAAATTGAAAGAGCAAATAGAATTGCACGAGCTAAATTAAAGGATAAACCAAAGACGGCAGTTAAGAAAAATGAATTTATTTTAAGTCCAGAAGCCAAAGCTTTAGCAACAAAGTTCGAGTTAAATAAAGGTAGGTTGCCTTGGCCTGTAAGCGAAGGTATTGTTGTTAGAAAATTTGGTAAACAGCCACATCCATCATTTCCTGGGATTACCGTTAACGGTACCGGTTTGCATATTGTTACCAAACAAGGCAGAGATGCAGAAGCTATCTTTAATGGAAGTGTGCTGAATATTTTGGTAAGTGCAGAGGGTAGAAAAAACGTTTTAATTCAGCATGGTAATTATATTTCATCATACAACAACTTAGAAAAATCGTATGTTAAAAAAGGTGATCATGTTGTAACTGGACAAAAAATTGGTCAGATTTTTACAGACAAAGTTTCTAAAAAAACAAAGTTAATTTTTGTGTTGTTTAAGAACACAACACGTTTAAATCCTTCTTCTTGGATTTTAAGAAGATAA
- the dprA gene encoding DNA-processing protein DprA: MKEEKLLAILRLQKCKTIGDIIAKKLIVNVGDVAQVFKEKAVVLSKINGIGNHVLKNLFDTKNIELAEKELKYIQDNNISYTYFLDDDYPKNLQHCIDSPILLFKDGNLDFSNSRIISIVGTRNISSYGRDFCNQFIKEIASYNPIIVSGFAYGVDICAHKAAIENKLQTIAVLAHGFEQIYPKVHKKYINQVNENGGFLTEFWSEEDPLRENFLKRNRIVAGISKATIIIESASKGGSLVTADIANSYNKDVFAVPGRSTDLYSKGCNGLIKNNRAYLLNSASDVVKMLNWDVQEKTKPIQKQLFVELNENEQKIHDLLHDKGQQLLDVISLECNIPIYQLSSILLQMELKGVTKPLPGKMFELT, from the coding sequence TTGAAAGAAGAAAAATTATTAGCCATCTTACGATTGCAAAAATGCAAAACTATTGGAGATATTATAGCCAAAAAACTCATTGTAAATGTGGGTGATGTAGCACAGGTTTTTAAAGAAAAGGCTGTGGTACTATCAAAAATTAACGGAATTGGAAATCATGTTTTAAAGAATTTGTTTGATACTAAAAATATAGAATTAGCAGAAAAAGAGCTAAAATACATTCAAGATAACAATATTTCTTATACCTACTTTTTAGACGATGATTACCCTAAAAACCTTCAACATTGTATCGATAGTCCTATTTTATTGTTTAAAGATGGCAATTTAGATTTTTCTAATTCTAGAATTATTTCTATTGTAGGTACACGAAATATTAGCTCTTATGGGCGCGATTTCTGCAATCAGTTTATAAAAGAAATTGCAAGCTATAATCCTATAATTGTAAGTGGTTTTGCCTACGGTGTAGATATTTGTGCGCATAAAGCAGCAATAGAAAATAAGTTGCAAACAATTGCCGTTTTAGCACACGGTTTCGAGCAAATTTATCCGAAGGTTCATAAAAAATATATCAATCAAGTAAATGAAAATGGTGGTTTTTTAACCGAGTTTTGGAGTGAAGAAGATCCTTTAAGAGAAAATTTTTTAAAACGCAATAGAATTGTTGCAGGCATTTCTAAAGCAACAATTATTATAGAATCAGCATCTAAAGGAGGTTCTTTGGTAACTGCAGATATTGCTAACTCTTATAACAAAGATGTGTTTGCTGTGCCTGGTAGAAGTACAGATTTGTATAGTAAAGGCTGTAATGGTTTAATTAAAAACAATAGAGCATATTTACTAAACTCAGCATCAGATGTTGTAAAAATGCTAAATTGGGATGTTCAAGAAAAAACGAAACCAATTCAAAAACAATTATTTGTAGAATTAAATGAGAACGAGCAGAAAATTCATGATCTATTGCACGATAAAGGACAACAATTATTAGACGTTATTTCTTTAGAATGTAACATTCCTATCTATCAATTATCATCTATTTTATTGCAAATGGAATTAAAAGGTGTTACAAAACCTTTGCCAGGAAAGATGTTCGAACTTACTTAA
- a CDS encoding type 1 glutamine amidotransferase domain-containing protein: MENLKRKTVAILATNGFEESELREPKKALEASGAEVHIVSLESGEIKSWNDGNWGKTYKVDKTLKEVSQENYNALMLPGGVINPDLLRNNTDAVRFVKSFFEHHKPVGAICHGPWLLAEADVLKGRKITSYSSIKTDLINAGANWIDEEVVVDKGLVTSRNPDDLPAFNAKLVEEVYEGKHKGQMA, translated from the coding sequence ATGGAAAACTTAAAAAGAAAGACCGTTGCAATATTAGCAACTAATGGATTTGAAGAAAGTGAATTAAGAGAACCTAAGAAAGCTTTAGAAGCCTCTGGTGCAGAGGTGCACATTGTGTCTTTAGAATCTGGAGAAATAAAATCTTGGAATGACGGTAATTGGGGAAAAACATATAAAGTAGATAAAACTTTAAAGGAAGTATCTCAAGAAAACTATAATGCATTGATGTTGCCTGGTGGAGTTATAAACCCAGACTTATTACGTAATAATACAGACGCAGTTCGTTTTGTAAAATCTTTCTTTGAGCATCATAAACCTGTTGGTGCTATTTGCCATGGACCTTGGTTATTGGCAGAAGCAGATGTTTTAAAAGGGAGAAAAATAACTTCATATAGCTCTATTAAAACAGATTTAATAAACGCCGGAGCAAATTGGATTGATGAAGAAGTAGTTGTAGATAAAGGATTAGTTACGAGTAGAAACCCTGATGATTTACCTGCTTTTAATGCTAAGTTAGTGGAAGAAGTATATGAAGGTAAACACAAAGGCCAAATGGCTTAA
- a CDS encoding mechanosensitive ion channel domain-containing protein produces MMELYKYKIIYSVAIFVTAILTRLLITNSLKKIQTKFGFQKARIIVTNKIVTVLIYITVIVLVSFIWGVDEKQLLVYVSSFLTILGIAFFAQWSILSNITAGLILFINYPVKIGDTITILEKDNNITGEIRDIGAFFITLRTPEKELITLPNAVILQKNIKYSPQPE; encoded by the coding sequence ATGATGGAGCTATACAAATATAAAATCATTTACTCAGTTGCAATTTTTGTAACTGCTATTTTAACACGATTATTAATTACCAATTCTTTAAAGAAAATTCAAACAAAGTTTGGATTTCAAAAGGCGAGAATTATAGTGACTAATAAAATAGTTACAGTACTAATTTATATTACCGTTATTGTACTAGTCTCTTTTATTTGGGGGGTTGATGAAAAACAACTGTTAGTTTATGTATCTTCTTTTTTAACTATATTAGGGATTGCATTTTTTGCACAATGGTCTATTCTTTCTAATATTACAGCAGGTTTAATTTTATTTATAAACTACCCAGTAAAAATTGGAGACACCATTACAATTCTAGAAAAAGACAATAATATTACAGGCGAAATTAGAGATATTGGTGCTTTTTTTATCACATTAAGAACACCAGAAAAAGAATTAATTACCTTACCAAATGCCGTTATTCTTCAAAAAAATATTAAATATTCTCCGCAACCAGAGTAG
- a CDS encoding sugar phosphate nucleotidyltransferase, whose translation MKIIVPMAGMGSRLRPHTLTIPKPLTVIAGKPIVQRLVEDIASVIDEEIEEIAFVIGTTAKGFPTDTEAQLLKIAAELGAKGSVYVQEEALGTAHAIYMAKESLSGPCVVAYADTLFKADFKLDANADGAIWVSKVENPSAFGVVKLQDGFITDFIEKPKDFVSDLAIIGIYYFKSGDKLLEEIQYLIDNDLKENNEYQLTNVLESLKQQGAKFIPGTVNAWMDCGKKDPTVDTNKQVLGFEHEAGNDLVAKDVVLENSEIIQPCFIGENVVLKNTKIGPYVSIGANSVVENSTIVNSLIQSNVAISNANLNNAMIGNHAKYNGKYTSVSIGDYTELT comes from the coding sequence ATGAAAATAATAGTACCAATGGCCGGAATGGGGTCTCGTTTAAGACCACATACATTAACAATTCCAAAACCTTTAACTGTAATTGCAGGAAAACCAATTGTACAACGTTTGGTAGAAGATATTGCTTCTGTAATAGACGAAGAAATTGAAGAAATTGCATTTGTTATAGGAACAACAGCCAAAGGATTTCCTACCGATACAGAAGCTCAATTATTAAAGATTGCGGCAGAATTAGGTGCTAAAGGATCTGTTTATGTGCAAGAAGAAGCTTTAGGAACAGCACATGCAATTTATATGGCCAAAGAATCTTTAAGCGGGCCTTGTGTTGTTGCGTATGCAGATACTTTATTTAAAGCAGATTTTAAATTAGATGCGAATGCAGATGGCGCAATTTGGGTAAGTAAAGTAGAAAACCCTAGTGCCTTTGGCGTTGTAAAATTACAAGATGGTTTTATCACCGATTTTATAGAGAAACCAAAAGATTTTGTTTCTGATTTAGCAATTATCGGAATTTATTATTTTAAAAGTGGAGATAAATTATTAGAAGAAATTCAATATTTAATCGATAATGATTTAAAGGAGAATAATGAATATCAATTAACCAATGTTTTAGAGTCTTTAAAACAACAGGGAGCTAAATTTATTCCAGGAACGGTAAATGCTTGGATGGATTGTGGTAAAAAAGACCCAACAGTAGATACTAATAAACAAGTTTTAGGTTTTGAGCATGAAGCTGGAAATGACTTAGTAGCTAAAGATGTTGTTTTAGAAAATTCAGAAATTATTCAGCCTTGTTTTATTGGTGAAAATGTGGTGCTTAAAAACACAAAAATAGGGCCTTATGTTTCTATTGGAGCAAATAGTGTGGTAGAAAATTCTACAATTGTAAATTCTCTTATACAATCTAATGTTGCTATTTCTAACGCAAATTTAAACAATGCAATGATTGGTAATCACGCAAAATATAACGGTAAATATACTTCTGTAAGTATTGGAGATTATACCGAATTAACATAA